The Callithrix jacchus isolate 240 chromosome X, calJac240_pri, whole genome shotgun sequence genome contains a region encoding:
- the LOC144581124 gene encoding uncharacterized protein LOC144581124 codes for MENNESTPNNVLSTVLQGIPYLATAGLPAMSTRDQCSAITHNVREEKIKNAQTAPNNVFSVIPPARINMAAAGVSSMSTRDQYAAVTHNVHEAKINNVQRALDTILSTAPPGLGNMAAAGISSTRTRDAAVTHNIREAKINNIQLAHDNVLSAAPPGLGNMVAAGISSMKTTGATVTQNVCKEKTENKQPTPSNVLSTVLQGLPYLATAGLPARSARDQYATITHSVHEAKIKNAEGAPNKVFPTVSPTHINMAAAGVSSMSTRDQCKFVHSVYCPTWFPHACIV; via the exons atggaaaataacgAATCAACACCtaataacgtcttgtcaactgttctccaaggaattccttatttggcaacagctggtctcccagccatgagcaccagggatcagt gTTCTgccatcactcacaatgtccgtgaggagaagattaaaaatgcacaaacagCACCCAATAATGTTTTCTCAGTTATTCCACCAGCAcgtattaatatggcagcagcaggtgtttcatccatgagtaccagggaccAGT atgctgcagttaCTCACAATGTCCATGAAGCGAAGATAAATAACGTCCAACGAGCACTTGACACCATCctgtcaactgctccaccagggcttggtaatatggcagcagctggaatttcatccacgaggaccagag atgctgcagtcactcacaatatccgtgaagcaaagataaataacatCCAACTAGCACATGACAACGTGTTGtcagctgctccaccaggtcttggtaatatgGTAGCAGCCGGAATTTCATCCATGAAAACCACAG GTGCAACCGTCACTCAAAATGTCTGCAAAGAAAAGACGGAAAATAAGCAACCAACACCTagtaacgtcttgtcaactgttctccaaggacttccttatttggcaacagctggtctcccagccaggagcgccagggatcagt atgctaccatcactcacaGTGTCCATGAGGCAAAGATAAAAAATGCTGAAGGAGCACCCAATAAAGTCTTCCCAACTGTTTCCCCTACAcatattaatatggcagcagcgggtgtttcatccatgagtaccagggatcagtgtaagtTTGTTCACTCGGTGTACTGTCCAACTTGGTTTCCACATGCTTGCATAGTGTAA
- the LOC144581129 gene encoding uncharacterized protein LOC144581129 gives MSTRDQYSTITHNVHEEKIKNAEAEPNNVFSTIPPTLINMGAAGVSSMGTRDQYAVVTHSVREEKRSNSQPVPDNVLSTAPPGLGNMAAAGISSRRTRDL, from the exons atgagcaccagggatcagt attctaccatcactcacaacGTCCAtgaggagaagattaaaaatgcggAAGCAGAACCCAATAATGTCTTCTCAACTATTCCCCCAACACTTATTAATATGGGAGCAGCTGGTGTTTCATCCATGggtaccagggatcagt atgctgtaGTCACGCACAGCGTCCGTGAAGAGAAGAGAAGTAACAGCCAACCGGTACCtgataacgtcttgtcaactgctccaccagggcttggtaatatggcagcagctggaatttcatccaggaggaccagagatctgt AG